The region ACCACCCCGCTGTGGTCCCTGCTGATCGCCCTCGCCCTGCGTGCCGAGCGCCACCCGCACCCGCTCCGGCTGACCGGCCTCGCGCTCGGCTTCGCCGGCACCCTGCTCATCTTCGCGCCCTGGCAGGAGACGGGCCTGACCAGTTGGGGTGCCCTGCTGCTGCTCGCCGCGGCGGCCAGCTACGCGGTCGCCTTCGCCTACATGGCCCGTCACCTGAGCGGGCGGCCGACCGGCCCGCTCGCCCTGTCCGCCGCCCAGCTGATCACCGCGACCGGCCTGACCACGTTGGCGCTGCCGGTCGGATCGGCCGGGCCGTGGGCGCCCACCCCGACCGCGATCGTCGCGGTCGTCGTGCTCGGCACCCTGGGTACGGGGGTCACCTTCCACCTCAACGCCCGGCTCATCGCCACCGAGGGCCCGGTCACCGCCGCCACCGTCGGCTACCTGCTGCCGGTCGTCTCGGTGGCCCTGGGCGCGCTCGTCCTCGACGAACAGCTCAGCCCGCGGATCCTCGTCGGTATGGCGGTCGTGCTCGTCGGCGTCGGCCTGACCCGCACCCGCCAGCGCGAGTTGCCGCAGGTGGGGGCCGTGGTCCGGGGCTGACCCAATATCCCGTCGCCGGCCAATGTTGTCGTCCTAGACAACAGTGTGTGGCACACACTATAGTTTGACGCATGCCGAGTGATGACATCCTCCGGACGCACCTCCAGGAACTCCGACGGGGCACGGTGGTCGCGGCGAGCCTGGTGGCGCTCCGCCAACCCGGCTACGGCTACGCCCTGCTCCAACGCCTGACCGACCACGGCTTCCCGGTCGACGCGAACACCCTCTACCCGCTGCTGCGCCGCCTTGAGGAACAGGGCCTGCTGACCAGTGAGTGGAACACCGACGAGAGCCGGCCGCGCAAGTTCTACCGCACCAGCGCGGACGGGGAGACCATCCTGGGTCGACTCCTTGCCGACCTCGCCGCCATCCAGACCTCGATGACCGGGCTGATCGAAGGAGCCGACCGATGAACACCCTGACCGACCGCTACCTCGCCGCGACCCTGACCTCCGTACCCGCGCAGCGGCGCGACGAGATCGCCGCCGAACTCCGCGGCTCGATCGAGGACATGATCGAGGACCGGGCCGGCAACGGCCAGGACCCCGCCACCGCCGAACGGGACGTGCTCACCGAACTCGGCAACCCGGAACGCCTCGCCGCCCGCTACGCCGACCGGCGACTGCAACTCATCGGCCCCACCTACTACCTGGTCTGGGCCCGGCTGATGCGGCTACTGCTCAGCTTCGTACCGGCCATCGTCGGCACCGTCGTCGCCGTGATCGACGCCGCCGACGGCGGATCGGTCGGCGACGTGATCGGCTCCGGGATCGGCGCCGCCATCGAGGTCGCGGTCCAGATCGCCTTCTGGGTCACCCTCGCCTTCGCCATCGCCGAACGCAGCAAGACCAAACTCGACCTGCCCGACTGGACCGTCGACCAGCTTCCCGACGCCCCGGTCGACCGTCAGGTGAGCCGCACCGACACCGTCGCGGCCGTCGTCACGATCACCCTGCTTCTCGCCTACCTGCCCTGGCAGCACTTCCGCTCCTGGGTGCAGGCCGCCGACGGCACCAACATCCCGATCATCGACCCGGCGCTGTGGACGTCCTGGCTCCCGGCCCTGATCGCCGTCCTGGTCGCCAGCGTGGCCTTCGAGATCGTGAAGTATCGGGTCGGGCGCCGGACCTGGCCGCTGTTCGGGGTCAAGGTCCTGCTCGACCTGGCGTTCACCCTCCCGGTGATCTGGCTGCTGCACACCGACCGGCTGCTCAACCCGGCCCTGGTGGACCGCTTCGACTGGCTCGGCAACGACGACAACCTGAGCAACGTCGCCACCCTCAGCGTCGTCATCACCGCCATCGTCGTCTTTTGGGACATCGTCGACAGCGCGATCAAGACCCGCCGCGCCAACGCCTGACCAGCGGCCCGACCGGACGCCACCCCGTCACGTGACCGACGTGACCGGGGTGGCGCCACGGTGTTCGGGCACCGAATGCGCCAACCGACGGTGCTCACTCGGGCTCACCCCGTGCACCCGTTTGAAGGCCGCGCTGAAACCGAACCCGTCCGCGTAGCCGAGCTGACGCGCGACGGCCGCCACCGTCGCGGTCGACCCGGTCAGCAGATCCGCCGCCAGCGTCATCCGCCAGTCGGTCAGGTACGTCAACGGCGGCTCACCCACCAGTTCGGTGAACCGCTTTGCCAGCGTCGTACGCGACACCCCGGCCCTGGCGGCCAGCGAGGCGATCGTCCACGGTTGGTTCGGTGCGTCGTGCATGGCCCGCAGCACCGGCCCCACCGTGTCGTCACCCAGCGCGCGATACCAGTCCGGCGGCTCGGCGCCCGGCTGGTCGAACCAGTCCCGCAGCGTGCAGACCAGCAACCAGTCCAGCATCCGGTCCAGCACTATCTGCCGACCGGGACGACAGCTGCCGAGCTGCGAATCAAGATAGTCACGCAGCGACGCGCAGTCATGGTCGTCCGTCGCCACCAGCACGGGCGGTAACACCCCCAACAGCCGCTGCGGCGCCCGCCCCTGCACGTGGTACGCCCCGGCCAGCAGCACCGTCCGCTCGGCCGGATCCGCGTCCGGAGCGGGCTCGGTCACCCGCGACTGCCCACAGTGCACGTCACGAAGTTCACCCGGCCGGAACTCCGACCGGGGCTCGGTGGAGAAGACAAACGGCTCCGGTCCACGTACGACAACGGCCTCGCCGACCCGTACCTGAAGCGGCTTCTCGCCTCCCGCCCGGGTGATCCAACCCTCACCGCGCAGTGGTACGCACAGCGTCAGCGGTGCGCCGTCGACAAAGCGCAGCGCCGCCGGTGGCGTCAACACCGAACGGCCGAAGGCCGCACCGTCCGCGCGTACGCCGCGCAGTAAATCGTCGAACGGGTCCATCAACTCACCATAGGTCGCGGACGATCGCACATGCTTGTCGTACGGCAGACCATGTCCGGCCCGCCGCCCCGCCGATTGACTGGTCTGCATGACAACAGACGTGAAGGACATCCTCGTCATCGGCGGCACCGGCAAGATCGGCCGCCGGCTGGTCCGTACGCTCCGGGCCTCGGGCCGACCGGTCCGCGCGGCCTCCCGCTCCGGTGAGAGACGCTTCGACTGGTCGGAACCGAGCACCTGGTTACCGGCGGTGGAGGGCATCTCGGCGGTCTACCTGATGGCCCCGGAGGACCCGAAGGATGCCGACGACTTCGTCACGCTCGCGACAGAATCCGGCGTCAGTCGGTTCGTGGCGCTGTCCGGACGCGGAATCGACCAGATCGAGGGCGACTTCTCGCCGGGCATGCTCGCCGCCGAGCAGGCCGTACGCGACTCCGGCGTCGAATGGACAATCATCCGGCCGAACAACTTCAACCAGAACTTCGACGAGGACCTGTGGCGGCAGCCGCTGCGCGACGGCCGACTGGGTCTGCCGATCGGCGTCACACCGGAACCGTTCGTCGACGCCCAGGACGTCGCCGACGTCGCCGCGCTCCTGTTGACCACACCTTCCGACAGTCATCACGGGCAGGTGTACGACCTGACCGGCCCCGAAGCGCTCACCTTCGCCACGGTGGTGGCGACAATAGCCGAGGCCGCCGGACGCTCCATCCGGTACGACCAGCTGACGCCCGACCAGTACCGGACCGAACTGCTCGCCCAGGGCTACCCGGAGGAGACCGCCGCCGCCCTGAACGTCATGTTCGCCGGAATGCGCGCCGGACACCTAGCCAACCCGACCGACACCGTACGCCGCCTGCTCCGCCGCCCCCCGACCACCTTCAACACGTACGCCGCTCGGGCAGCCACAACCGGCGCCTGGTCCTAACCCCCTCCCCCTTCTCTTTTCTCGCCGATCTAGGGCAAATACGTGCTAGTTGATCTCCGATCACCACCATTTGCCCTAGATCGGCGAAGAGAGGGAGCGGGGGGGAGGGGGAGGGGGGAGGGGTTAGGCGGCGGTGATGCGGGCGGCGTGGAAGACGGTGGCCGGGAGTTCGTGGTGGAGCCGCCAGAGGATCCGCATCGGGCGGTCACCGGTGTGCGACTCGTACGTCATCGGGCCTGCGTAGAGGTAGGGCGGCACACCCAGGTCACCGTCGCGTTCCTTGGTCTCGCGGACGAACAGGTGCACGCTCGACCCACGCTGCCGGTGGTTGATGTACCGCTGGCCGGTCGGTGAAGCTGACGAGGTGGTGCTCTGTGACTCCCACTGGAACAGCTCGGGGGTGACCGAACGGTCGGCGTACATGGTGGTGGGGGAGTAGTGCCGCTCTGATTTGACCAGGGTGACGAAGAAGATGTCGGCCTGCTCCGCCTCCACCCACTTCACCCCCTCCCGCATCGACGCCGGATCCGGTACGCCGAACCCCGCCAACACCTCGTTCCGGCTGTACCGCGCGTGCACCCGCAGCGGCACAGTCGGCGACGCTGGCGGTCCGACCACCCGATGCATCCGTTCCCGCAGCACCTCGTAGAGCTGCCCCAACTCGGCCCGCCGGTCAGGGTGTTCCGACCAGAGCCGGATCAGCCGCTGCTCCCGTTCGTCGGCCGCGACCTTCGGCCCCCACAGGTTGAGGTACATCAGGTCGACCAGCCGCCCGGGAGCCGGCGCCTCACCGGAGGCGATCTGCCGCAGCAGGCCGAGCCGGTCCGGATCGTCCAGGTGCAGCATCCGCCCGATCGCCGGCCCGAGGTTCCGATCGTCCGGACCGGCCGGTTTGGTGTCCAACCCGGCGAGTCGACGCAGCCCCGCCCAGCCACCGATGCTCTTGCGCCGGTAGAGATCCTCGACCTCCAGCCCGGTCTCACGCAGGTACTCGGCCAGGCTGACGTCACCGAGCTGGCGCAGCTCGGCGGTGAGGTTCTTGGTCGAGCTGGGCAGCGCGCTTTTCAGGTTCGCCAGCACGATCTCCTTGGCAACCCGGTCCAGCTCCACGTGGCAGCCACTGGGCAGGGTGGGAAAATCTTCGCGTACGGCGGTCTCGATCGCCCGCCGGCTGACCCCGGTCAGTGCTCGCCAACGCAGGTCGAAGCGAAAATTGGCGTGCTGCCCACCGATGAAGTCGAGAACCGTCAGGCACGCTTTGTTGTCGTCCAGGCGCAGCCCACGGCCGAGCTGCTGAAGGAAAATGGTGGCGCTCTCGGTCGGCCGCAGCATCAGGATCGTGTCGACCATCGGCAGGTCGACACCCTCGTTGAACAGGTCAACGGTGAACAGCACCCGTACCTCTCGGGTTTTGAAAGCGTCGATCAGCGCGCGGCGGCCGGTGGTGTCCTTCGAGGTCACCGCCCGTGCCGGCACACCGGCCCTGGTGAACGCCTCCGCCATGAACTCGGCGTGCCCGATGCTGACGCAGAACCCGAGCGCCCGCATGCTGCCGACATCGACCTTGTCCCGCACGGCTTGCAGGATGAAACGGGCGCGGGCATCGTTCCCGGTGTAGAGCCGATTGAGGTCGGTAATCTCGTAACCCTGCCCGCGTTTCCATGTCAGCGTCGACAGGTCAACATCGTCGTGCAGCCCGAAATACTGGAACGGCGCGAGCAGTTGCCGCTCCAGCGCCTCCCACAGGTGCAGCTCAACGGCCGCATGTCCGCCGAACCACAGCCGCACGTCTTCGCCGTCAGCCCGGTCCGGGGTCGCGGTCAGCCCCAGGAGTACGCGCGGCAGCACGTGCTCCAGCAGCTTCGTGTACGTCGGCGCGGCGGCATGGTGGAACTCGTCCACGATCACCATGTCGTACCGGCTCGGGTCGAAGTCCGGGTGTTGCAGCGACTGGATCGAGGCGAAAACGTGCCGCCACTCGGTCGGCCGCTCGCCGCCGACCAGGATTTCCCCGAAACTGCCGTCGCGCAGCACGTGCCGGAAAACCGACCGGCTCTGCCGCAGAATCTCCTCCCGGTGCGCGACGAACAGCAGCGACTCGACGGTTTTGGTCCGACGTAGTTCGCGGTAGTCGAGCGCGGCGACGACGGTCTTGCCGGTGCCGGTTGCCATCACCACCAGATTGCGGTATCGCCCGTGCACAATCCGCTCGGCGGCGAGGTCGGCCAGGATCTCCCGCTGGTATCCGTACGGCCGGACGTCGATGTTGGTGATCTCGACATCGGGATCGCTGACCGTGCCGTTGCCGGTGTGTTCGTACCGCAGTGCCCGGCGCAGCCGCTCGCCATCCTCGGCCGGGTCGTATGGCTCGAACGCCGGGTCGCTCCAGTAGTCGGTAAAGGTGGCCTCGAACGTGTTGATGACCGACGGCTGTTCGAGGTTGGAGACCCGGATGTTCCACTCCAGGCCGTCAACCAGCGCCGCCTTCGAAAGATTCGAAGACCCGACGTACGCGGTGCTGGCCCCGTTGTGGCGGCGGAACAGCCAGGCCTTGGCGTGCAGGCGGGTGGTTCTGGTCTCGTAGGAGACCTTGACCTCGGCACCCAACTCGACCAGCCGGTCCAGCGCCCGTTGGTCCGTCGCACCGAGGTAGGTGGTGGTGATGACCCTGACCCGGCCACCGCGTTCGATCAGCTCCCGGATGGGGCGCTCGACCAGACGCAGCCCGTACCACTTGATGAACGCACAGAGCAGGTCGACCTCGTCGGCCGACGCCATCTCGGTAGCCACCTCGTGCCCGATGCGCGGCTGATTCCGCCCGTTGACCAGCAGCGCCCCACTCGACAGTGGAGTGCTCGGCCGTACGGGGAACCTTGGCTCCTCCGGCGGTGTGGGCGGATCCGCGATGGCGGTCAACAGCTTGTGTACGTCGGCCACCTGGTCGGCGCCGTCAACGGCCCGTGGCTCGATCGCCGCGATCGTCTCGGCGATCTGGTTCGCCATCGCCACCTGCCGAGCCAGACCTTCCCTGTCCGAGCCACCGACCGCACGCAACGCCCGCGTGGTCAACGCGGCAATATGCCGCCCCAACACCTCATGCGCGTCCACCGGATCCAGATCCGCACGTTCCACCAGCTCAGACCCGATCACACCCAGCCGAGCATCCAGCCCGTACGTGATCAGGTGCTCGTAAATCCCCCGCCCCAACTCAGTCACTAGAGTAAACCTATACTCGCAGTCCGGCGAGGTAAAGAACAAACCACGGGGCGAGCTGCCGCAGCTGGCAGTGAAGCGTCGATGTTCATATGAACGTAGCGCTCATACAGTCTCGTGATCCGAATCGATAGCTATGTCGGTCCATTCGCTAAATTCCTCAAGGATAACTATTGGTTCGCTACCAGCAATCACGCTTGCTATCTTCTGCAATAGGTGTGGAGACCGATGGCCGGTTGCTATGGCGACCTCTACGTTGCGTTTGAGTGGCCAGCCCTCGGAAAGTACTCCTTGCGAGAGTAGTCGTTTGACAACCTTCAAGGCGCGACCGGGGCCTCGCTCGACGTGTGCAAACCAGTAGAACTCACTTTCCAGACGTATGTTTGCGTCGATATCTTGTGTCAACAGGTCCGCCACTAGGGCAGTTGCCTCAAGGTCCTTTTCCATTACAAATAGTATTTGCGCGAGATTGACAATATTGTTGGGATCTGCGGGAGAAAAGCTGCACGCCTGCTCAAGAACTTCGAGAGCGGCCTCCAGTTGCCCTTCGTGGTGATGTAAGAAAAGACCAAACCGACCAAGGATATCTGGACTAGCTGCACGTTCCGCCAACGCCCGCCCGAAAAGAGCATGCGCCCGGTCCATTTCTCCTCGCACAGCGAGCAGTTCGGCAAAGTTCGCGAGGTTGTTGACATGCCCTGGATCGATTTCTAGGGCGCGGGTGTATAGCCTCTCTGCAAGTCCGGGGTCACCTATTGTTGTTTCGGCGAAGATGGCGAAATTACCGATTAGGTTGGCGTCGCTTGGATTGGCCTCGACCGCATTTTCGTAAAGCTCGAGGGCGGAATCTATCTCACCCGGAATGCTGCTGAGGTAGCGGGCATAGCTGGCGGCTGCCCAACTGTTGAAAGGATCTGACGCCACGGCCCTGTTGAAGAATGCCCGTGCTTCGTCATGGGCACCGTGTTTGCCAAGGAAGTCTGCGAAGTCGGCCAGGTTACTTGCATGGTTTGGGTCTACTTTTAATGCTCGTGTGTAGAGCGTCCTGGCAAGGTCATCATTTTGAAGTTTTGTCTCCGCAAACACTGCGAAACTGCCGATTGTGTTTGGATTACGAGGATCGACTTCAATAGCCTTTTCGAATAGCTCGTGGGCCTGATTCAGGTCTCTCTTTTGGTCGGCCGTGAATCGAGCGTAGCTAACAAGAACTGAGCCGTCCGTGGGCCCGCTCTCGGTTGCTCGTCTAAATAGTTCCTGCGCGCCGTCAAGATTGCCGAGCTGTGCCTCTAGGTTAGCGAGTCTTGTCAGCGTAACAGTATTTGCAGGAACGAGCTCCAATGCGCGCAGATAGAGGCGCTTGGCAAGGTCGAGATCGCGAAGTTTTGTCTCGGCGAAGATCGCAAAGTTCGCGATTAGAGCATGACCCGTGGGATCGACCTGAAGAGCCTGCTCGAATAGCTCCCGTGCACGATTGATCCCACCAACTTCGCTGGACATGAACCGTGCGTAACGCTCTAACACCCAGCTATTGGTGGGCGAGAGCGACATTGCACGATCAAGCAGTTCGCGCGCTTCGCCTCGTCGTCCACGATCCGATTGGAAGCCGGCGAACGCAGAGAGCAATTCGAAGTTTTCTGGATTGATCTCGAGTGCCTGTGTGAAGAGTCGCTCAGCGAGATCGAAGTCGCGGAGTGTTAGTTCGGCGAAAATGGCAAAGTTACTGATGAGGCTGACGTCGTTGGGGTTAGTTGCAATCGCGCTCTCGAAAATTTCGCGAGCACGGCCTTCCTCTCCTTGTTGATCAGCTAAGAACCGGGCGTACCTTGACAGCATAAGGATGTTGCCCGGATCAGCTGTCATTGCTTGGTCGAAAATCAACCGCGCATCCTGTACGCGGCCCTCACGTGAAAGGAAATCCGCGAAGTTGAGCAGGTTCCGCAAATGTGCGCCGTCTATCATCAGGGCGCGTTGGTAGAGATCGCCTGTCAAGTCGGTGTCACGAAAATATGCTTCGGTGAAGGCTGCAAAATCGCCAAGAAGATCAGGGTTAGTGGTGTCGACACGAACTGCTTTCTCGTACATTTCGCGTGCTCGGGTGAATTGCGTTGTATATGAGCCTAGTATTTCAGCATACCGTGCCAGTACTAGGCTGCTGTGAGGATGCTCCATGAGTGCGCGCTCAAACAGTTCGGTAGCCCGTTCGAGCTGGCCTATACGCGCGTTGAATCGCGCGAAATTGACGAGGTTATTAGCGTGTCCTGGATCTATCTCAAGTGCTCGCGTGTATAGTGACCTGGCTAGATCGGCATCACGAAGGATGGTCTCAGCGAAGATGGCGAAGTTGCCTATTAGTCCTTCGTCGTCCGGGTCGACTTCAATCGCCTTCTCGTACACCTCTTTGGCTCGAACGAAATCTCGCGCTTTGCCACTGAGGAAACGTGCGTAGCTTTCAAGTACCCAACCGCTGAAAGGATTCGCCAGGATGGCGCGTTCGAACAATTCGCGTGCGCGATCCTGATCCCCTTTGCTCGCCAGGTATTCGGCGAAACCCGCAAGATTAATGGCATGGCTAGGGTCAATGTCGAATGCTTGGGCGTAAAGTCTTTCGGTAAGACTGGCGTCCCGGAGTCTGGTAGCTGCAAAATTGGCGAAGCTGCCGACTAGATCGGGATCGACCGGGTCAACCTCAACTGCTCGTTCGTACAATTCGCGAGCGTGTGCGAATTCTCTCAAATGTTCGGCGAGGAAGCGAGCGTATCCCTCAAGGGCCCAGCTGTTGCGTTCGTCTGTTTGGATTGCCCTCTCAAAAAGTTCTTGAGCTTTAGCATAGTCCTGCTCCTGCGCGAGCATATCAGCGAAGTTTGCAAGATTTATTGTGTGCTGCGGCTCGATTGCGAGCGCGCGGGTGTATAGGCGGTTAGCGAACGCGGTATCGTGAAGCTTGGTTTCGGCGAAGATTGCGAAGCTGCCAAGCAAATCCGGGTCAAGCGGATTGAGCTCGATGGCTCTCTCGTAGATCTCGCGAGCGCGATCGGAGTCTTTCATCTCATTCTGGAGGAATTCGGCGTAGCTGCTCAGTGCGTGACTGCTTGAAGGATTGGTCGCGATGGCTTCTTCGAAGAGTTGAAGCGCGCGGGTCGGAGCGCCTTTTTGGGCCTCACTTTGTGCTTCGTGCACTAAACGACGCGCGCTTTCTTCATTGCTGTCTCTGGCTATTGTCTGATCGATGGAATCCCCGACGTCAATTTCCGAACCAACTGTTCCTGTGCCAACCTCTGCCTTCGGTATAGATTCTGGCGATATAACATTGGCCGTCGGTTCGGGTTTCCGTGCGCCTTGCTCCATAGCAGGTAAATTGTAGATGAATTTGAGTCGCTGTACTTCTTTGGCCGAAATTGCCAGAACTAGCTCTTGACCTTCATGGTCCTGTTCTCGTGCTCTATCTTCCTGGCGCTCAGAAATGTTCTGGTTTAGATGCACCTGAGGTGTGGAGAGGGTGACTGGCGGGTCTGGTATATCCGCCGGCGCCGGCTCATCAAGGCTGTCCGGTTCATTTTGATCCTGGCGATTTGGTGGCCTTTTCTTCTTTGTGGCGGCATCTGCGAATTCCAGGAGTTGCCGTGCGGCATTCTCGGCACGCCTCCAGCGGCGTTGCTCGCCCGGAACAGGTATAAAACCCCATCCAACGACGCGAATCGGTGCTTCATCGCCCATCTGTCCACCCTACATCTAGTTAGGTGCTCCTGGACTTAGCAACGAAACGGCGGCTACCGCGCCTGTGGTGGCAGCGAACGCGATCTGTATACCCAGCATCCATTGTACTGCGCGTACCACGGCCACATTGGCGTTCGCTGCCTTGAGCGTCGCTGCACGTAGTTCAGTAAGGAGTTTGTGTTCGTCCCACCCGTGTAGGTGGGATAGTTCGAGAACCCTCGCCTGATCTGCTTCTGTAATCCGGTCGAGGAGAATGATTAATATTACTGCAATAAATGAGACACCCAGGAAGATCGTGGCAAGCAGCTCCAGGGTGTTTACTTTTCCTACCTGTAATGCGGATGCGACAAGCGTGGCTGCGGTCGCCGAGGCGAATGTCGCCAAGAGTTTTGCGGTGTCAACTTGGGCTCGTTGTCGTGCAAAGGTCCTGTCGGCTTGGCTTTCAAGCCACTCTGCGGGGGTCTGCCCCATTGGGCTAGTCCTCATTCCTCAGAGTCGGGCGATCGGTCGTCGCCAGGTGAGCACCTCGAACTGGAGAGAGGGCGACTTTACCAGCCCGATGCCTCTGTCGCGACCCGACGTTGGGCTTGTACCGGACTCTCC is a window of Micromonospora sp. NBC_01699 DNA encoding:
- a CDS encoding DMT family transporter produces the protein MLSGSRGTLVRMAVLALLWGSGFLWIKVALGGGLTPLQITVIRCALGAAVLLALAYAARQRLPRDRRTWLHLVVAAFFCNALPFFLFSVGEQTVDSGVAGVLNATTPLWSLLIALALRAERHPHPLRLTGLALGFAGTLLIFAPWQETGLTSWGALLLLAAAASYAVAFAYMARHLSGRPTGPLALSAAQLITATGLTTLALPVGSAGPWAPTPTAIVAVVVLGTLGTGVTFHLNARLIATEGPVTAATVGYLLPVVSVALGALVLDEQLSPRILVGMAVVLVGVGLTRTRQRELPQVGAVVRG
- a CDS encoding PadR family transcriptional regulator, which translates into the protein MPSDDILRTHLQELRRGTVVAASLVALRQPGYGYALLQRLTDHGFPVDANTLYPLLRRLEEQGLLTSEWNTDESRPRKFYRTSADGETILGRLLADLAAIQTSMTGLIEGADR
- a CDS encoding permease prefix domain 1-containing protein, producing MNTLTDRYLAATLTSVPAQRRDEIAAELRGSIEDMIEDRAGNGQDPATAERDVLTELGNPERLAARYADRRLQLIGPTYYLVWARLMRLLLSFVPAIVGTVVAVIDAADGGSVGDVIGSGIGAAIEVAVQIAFWVTLAFAIAERSKTKLDLPDWTVDQLPDAPVDRQVSRTDTVAAVVTITLLLAYLPWQHFRSWVQAADGTNIPIIDPALWTSWLPALIAVLVASVAFEIVKYRVGRRTWPLFGVKVLLDLAFTLPVIWLLHTDRLLNPALVDRFDWLGNDDNLSNVATLSVVITAIVVFWDIVDSAIKTRRANA
- a CDS encoding AraC family transcriptional regulator, with the translated sequence MDPFDDLLRGVRADGAAFGRSVLTPPAALRFVDGAPLTLCVPLRGEGWITRAGGEKPLQVRVGEAVVVRGPEPFVFSTEPRSEFRPGELRDVHCGQSRVTEPAPDADPAERTVLLAGAYHVQGRAPQRLLGVLPPVLVATDDHDCASLRDYLDSQLGSCRPGRQIVLDRMLDWLLVCTLRDWFDQPGAEPPDWYRALGDDTVGPVLRAMHDAPNQPWTIASLAARAGVSRTTLAKRFTELVGEPPLTYLTDWRMTLAADLLTGSTATVAAVARQLGYADGFGFSAAFKRVHGVSPSEHRRLAHSVPEHRGATPVTSVT
- a CDS encoding NmrA family NAD(P)-binding protein, which translates into the protein MTTDVKDILVIGGTGKIGRRLVRTLRASGRPVRAASRSGERRFDWSEPSTWLPAVEGISAVYLMAPEDPKDADDFVTLATESGVSRFVALSGRGIDQIEGDFSPGMLAAEQAVRDSGVEWTIIRPNNFNQNFDEDLWRQPLRDGRLGLPIGVTPEPFVDAQDVADVAALLLTTPSDSHHGQVYDLTGPEALTFATVVATIAEAAGRSIRYDQLTPDQYRTELLAQGYPEETAAALNVMFAGMRAGHLANPTDTVRRLLRRPPTTFNTYAARAATTGAWS
- a CDS encoding DUF3427 domain-containing protein, whose protein sequence is MTELGRGIYEHLITYGLDARLGVIGSELVERADLDPVDAHEVLGRHIAALTTRALRAVGGSDREGLARQVAMANQIAETIAAIEPRAVDGADQVADVHKLLTAIADPPTPPEEPRFPVRPSTPLSSGALLVNGRNQPRIGHEVATEMASADEVDLLCAFIKWYGLRLVERPIRELIERGGRVRVITTTYLGATDQRALDRLVELGAEVKVSYETRTTRLHAKAWLFRRHNGASTAYVGSSNLSKAALVDGLEWNIRVSNLEQPSVINTFEATFTDYWSDPAFEPYDPAEDGERLRRALRYEHTGNGTVSDPDVEITNIDVRPYGYQREILADLAAERIVHGRYRNLVVMATGTGKTVVAALDYRELRRTKTVESLLFVAHREEILRQSRSVFRHVLRDGSFGEILVGGERPTEWRHVFASIQSLQHPDFDPSRYDMVIVDEFHHAAAPTYTKLLEHVLPRVLLGLTATPDRADGEDVRLWFGGHAAVELHLWEALERQLLAPFQYFGLHDDVDLSTLTWKRGQGYEITDLNRLYTGNDARARFILQAVRDKVDVGSMRALGFCVSIGHAEFMAEAFTRAGVPARAVTSKDTTGRRALIDAFKTREVRVLFTVDLFNEGVDLPMVDTILMLRPTESATIFLQQLGRGLRLDDNKACLTVLDFIGGQHANFRFDLRWRALTGVSRRAIETAVREDFPTLPSGCHVELDRVAKEIVLANLKSALPSSTKNLTAELRQLGDVSLAEYLRETGLEVEDLYRRKSIGGWAGLRRLAGLDTKPAGPDDRNLGPAIGRMLHLDDPDRLGLLRQIASGEAPAPGRLVDLMYLNLWGPKVAADEREQRLIRLWSEHPDRRAELGQLYEVLRERMHRVVGPPASPTVPLRVHARYSRNEVLAGFGVPDPASMREGVKWVEAEQADIFFVTLVKSERHYSPTTMYADRSVTPELFQWESQSTTSSASPTGQRYINHRQRGSSVHLFVRETKERDGDLGVPPYLYAGPMTYESHTGDRPMRILWRLHHELPATVFHAARITAA
- a CDS encoding tetratricopeptide repeat protein, which gives rise to MGDEAPIRVVGWGFIPVPGEQRRWRRAENAARQLLEFADAATKKKRPPNRQDQNEPDSLDEPAPADIPDPPVTLSTPQVHLNQNISERQEDRAREQDHEGQELVLAISAKEVQRLKFIYNLPAMEQGARKPEPTANVISPESIPKAEVGTGTVGSEIDVGDSIDQTIARDSNEESARRLVHEAQSEAQKGAPTRALQLFEEAIATNPSSSHALSSYAEFLQNEMKDSDRAREIYERAIELNPLDPDLLGSFAIFAETKLHDTAFANRLYTRALAIEPQHTINLANFADMLAQEQDYAKAQELFERAIQTDERNSWALEGYARFLAEHLREFAHARELYERAVEVDPVDPDLVGSFANFAATRLRDASLTERLYAQAFDIDPSHAINLAGFAEYLASKGDQDRARELFERAILANPFSGWVLESYARFLSGKARDFVRAKEVYEKAIEVDPDDEGLIGNFAIFAETILRDADLARSLYTRALEIDPGHANNLVNFARFNARIGQLERATELFERALMEHPHSSLVLARYAEILGSYTTQFTRAREMYEKAVRVDTTNPDLLGDFAAFTEAYFRDTDLTGDLYQRALMIDGAHLRNLLNFADFLSREGRVQDARLIFDQAMTADPGNILMLSRYARFLADQQGEEGRAREIFESAIATNPNDVSLISNFAIFAELTLRDFDLAERLFTQALEINPENFELLSAFAGFQSDRGRRGEARELLDRAMSLSPTNSWVLERYARFMSSEVGGINRARELFEQALQVDPTGHALIANFAIFAETKLRDLDLAKRLYLRALELVPANTVTLTRLANLEAQLGNLDGAQELFRRATESGPTDGSVLVSYARFTADQKRDLNQAHELFEKAIEVDPRNPNTIGSFAVFAETKLQNDDLARTLYTRALKVDPNHASNLADFADFLGKHGAHDEARAFFNRAVASDPFNSWAAASYARYLSSIPGEIDSALELYENAVEANPSDANLIGNFAIFAETTIGDPGLAERLYTRALEIDPGHVNNLANFAELLAVRGEMDRAHALFGRALAERAASPDILGRFGLFLHHHEGQLEAALEVLEQACSFSPADPNNIVNLAQILFVMEKDLEATALVADLLTQDIDANIRLESEFYWFAHVERGPGRALKVVKRLLSQGVLSEGWPLKRNVEVAIATGHRSPHLLQKIASVIAGSEPIVILEEFSEWTDIAIDSDHETV